Genomic segment of Acinetobacter larvae:
TTGCTATAACCAATTTTATAGATCTACCGAATACCGTCGCCAGTATAGTAACGATATCTGTCGCGGCAATCATGACATCAACTAAATTTGTTCAGGAACAAAAACGGCTGCCGGATCAATCAGAAAAAAATAAATTGATTTGGGGCTGTTTTATCGCATCCATACTCTGGAGCACTGCTATTATTTTAGTATTTCTCAGCTTTTCGGACGAAAAAGCTTTAATAATGGAATTGCTTGATGAGATCTTAAATGTCATACCTTTATGGTTCCTTGCGCTCAGCATTATTATTTCTTTAATTATCCAATACGGTATCCTTCGTTTGAGCTTCGGCTTATTTGCACATAGAACATTAAAAAATTTGAAATAGCTGATCGATTTAACCCGCATGCAATCAAAAAAATTAAGCGCCATATATAGCGCTTAATTTTATTGCATATACCTTAATTTGAATTAACGATTCTTTTCTTCAATCGCAGCGCCAGCACCGCCGCCAAGTGCACCGCCAATCGCTGCACCAGCGTCGCCGCCAAAGATACCTTTGCCAATTGCCGCACCAACACCAGCACCAACAGCACTTGCACCAGCATTACGATTTGATCCGCTTTGTGTTTTACTGCCTACGGCGGCACCGCCCGCAGCACCTGCAGCAGCGCCAACACCACCACCGACATGGTTGCCTACACCACCACCCACTGCACCACCTAAAGCAGCAGCACCGATACGTTGGTCTTTGCTTGACATATTTTCACAACCCGCTAAAGCCAATACCGCCACGCTCACACCACAAAGTAACAAGAGTGATTTTTTCATAACAACGTCCTCAACCGTAGATAACTATAGCTATGATTCAACACCGGGCTCAGAAGATCAATGGATATTTACGACTCGTAGCATAATCACATCACTTATCACTGAATTAAGGAGAGATTCAATGCACCGCCTCTTAAGCCAAGCCCTGTTGCAAGGAAGGTAAAGTGATTGTAGTGCTTAAAGTAAATATCACTTTTCAGGTAAAATCATGACATCTTTTAAGGTTTCTTCACCTTGACTCAGTACTGCACGAGACACCTTGGCATCCCCTGTTTCAACACTACCCACATGTAGTTTTTTTACCACAGGTTGTTGATTGCGCTTAAACTCGACGCCTGTTGCATCAAATTGTGTGCTCTTTTCAATGACCTGACCTTGTGCAATCACTTCTTTGGTTTCTTGTATTTTGGCAACAGGTACAATAGCAGATGCGACTTTTAACTCTGGTACAGCCAATTTATCTTTGGAAAATTCACCAACATTTTCAACATAATGTAAATCTTTCGCGACAATATCTGCGCCTTTATTTTTCATTTCTAAAACAGTCATGTCGGTATAACGTACAGGTGTTTGATCTGGTGCAGTACGAATGACTTGTGTTTTTACCACCGGTACCAACGCCCGTTCAGGCTGTACAATCACATTGGGTAAAGGCTGTGCCCAGACCACGGCACTCATGCTGCTACATAGGCAAATAATTGCTGGTTTTATAATCTTATGCATAGAAAAATCCTAAGTAATATGATGAACATAGTTATAATATAAGCAATATTGCCACAACTTCTTGCTGTCTTGCGAAAATTTATTTTTTATCGCCTAATCCCATGCTGCAAACAGCAATAGCGATGCTCGACAACATGGCTTAATGCCAATGCTTATGTTTCGAGCTCTGACCGATGCCAACATTAAAGCAGTTCTGCGGATCAAGCTGACGATAATGCTGTTGTAAAGCTGGCTTCGCGACATATAGATGACCGACATTATGTTCAGCCGGATATTCTGCGCCACGAGCATCCAGCAAAGCCCACATTTGATGCTCCATTGCTAAAGGATCTACGCCTTTTTTGACAATATAATCCTGATGGAAAACATGGCAGAAAAAATGCCCATAATATAATTTGTGCAAAATGTGCTGTTCCATCTCAGCAGGCAGTTGCTCAACCCATTGTCGGTCATTGCGTTTTAAGGCAATGTCCAAAGCCACAATATCTGCCACGCTGTGGCGATGGGTATCGCGATAGCGTATCGCGGCACCGGCGATGGCAAAACGATGCAAAAATGCTTTACGCCCCTCATCTGTACTACACAAGAAAAAATCACCTTGTGGATGTTGGGCAAAATAGTCTTGTAGATAATGTTGTACCTGTGCAACATCTTGCTGTTCTATACGCAAAATAAGATGATGCTCAAAACGGTCACGAAATTGGTTCATGCGTTGTGGTAGATGATTGGGTAAACATGCCGTCAGCCATTGTAGGACTTTATCGGACAATCCAGCTAAGCCTATACGTTCCAAATAGCCATCGACTTTATCTTTCATGGCAAAGGCTGCAGGCACTTTGGCTGTGCCCATTTTTTCAATAAACAAAAAACTGTCTTTACCATATTTGGCGCCAATATCATACGCTTCACGATGGATATATTCACCAGCGATCGGTAGACGTGGCAATGCCGTTAATAAATAACGGCGGATCTCCGTCAGATCATTCGGATCATTACTCCCCAGATAAAATACCTGACTGGCAACTTTGGCAAAGCTATCTAAGCGCACTGCAAAAACACAGACTTTACCAGCAGAGCCTGAGGCTTCAAATAAACGACTTGGATCGGCATTAAAACGCGCAGGACTGTCAGCATCGACTTGTACCACATCATCTGCATAGCGTTGATCTGATGCGACCCGTTGTGTGGGATATTCAATATCATCCGGCTGATAATCCCCTTGTTCCAAACGGCTCAATATCTGCTCTGGGTCAGCGCCAAGCTGAATACCCAAATGATTGACCAAGACCAGCTGACCCTCGGCATTAACCTGCGCATACAACGCTAACTCGGTATAAGCAGGACCACGACGGAGCAAAGCACCACCCGAGTTATTGCAAACCCCACCCAATATCGAAGCACCAATACACGATGAACCAATCACCGAATGCGGTTCCCGTTGGTAGGGTGCCAGACATTGTTCTAAAGCATCTAAAGTTGCACCGGGCAAACAAATCACCTGTTCACCATTGGCAATGACCTGTATCCCGGTTAAACGGCGGGTACTAATAATAACCACAGGGCGATCATAATCATCGCCAAAAGGTGTAGAACCACCGGTCAGCCCGGTATTGGCGGCTTGCATAATGACGATACAATCTGCGGCAATCAGTAGCTGCAAAGCACGCCATTGTTGAAGTAACGTTCCCGGTACAATCACAGCCCAAACCGCACCAGAACCATAACGACGACCTTGTCGGTAAAATCGTGTTTGATGATCTTGCGTCAATACATGCTGTACGCCCAAAATTTGTTGTAATTGAGTCAGGACTTGATCACGTTCAGTCGTCGCGAGATGGGCTGTCATCGGCATTAAGCTCCTTTTAAGTCATTGAGCTCACGCTGCAATTGCACCAAGCAATCCGTATTAATCTCTTGAATTGATTTGACACCAGTCAAGGTCATCGCCACACGCATTTCTTTCTCGATGAGATCTAATAAATGCTCCACACCAGCAGCACCCGCAGCCCCTAAAGCATAGACAAAAGCACGTCCAAGCATACAGAGATCGGCACCCAAGGCCAGCATACGTACCACGTCTAGACCGTTACGAATCCCCGAATCGACCAATAACTTGATATCGCCTTTGACGGCATCGGCAATCGGTGGCAAGGCCCGTGTAGTTGACAATACCCCATCCAGCTGACGTCCACCATGATTGGAGACCACAATGCCATCAGCGCCAAAACGTACTGCATCTTTGGCATCTTCTGGGTCGAGTATGCCCTTGATCACCATCGGACCATCCCAGAATTCACGAATCCACTCTAAGTCTTTCCAAGAAATCGATGGATCAAAGTTATTCCCCAACCAACCAATATAATCTTCAAGCCCTGTCGGTTTGCCCAAGTACTTGGAGATATTGCCTAAATCATGTGGTCGTCCCAAGAGACCAACATTCCAAGACCAATGTGGATGAGTACAGGCTTGTAAATAACGTCGCATTGCCGCATTGCGACCACTCATCCCCGAATGTGCATCCCGATAGCGTGAACCTGGCACGGGCATATCAACGGTGAAGACCAAGGTTGAGCATCCAGCAGCTTTGGCACGCTCTAATGCGTTTTTCATAAAGCCTCGGTCACGCAATACATAGAGCTGAAACCACATCGGGCGCTGAATAGCGGGCGCGACTTCTTCAATTGGGCAAACAGACACCGTCGACAAGGTAAAGGGAATGCCTTTTTTTTCTGCCGCCACCGCGGCTTGCACTTCACCGCGTCGCGCATACATGCCCGTCAAACCAACGGGTGACAAGGCCACAGGCATTGCCAATTGTTCAGCAAAGATCTCTGTGTGCAAACTTAAGGCAGACATGTCTTTGAGCACACGTTGTCGCAAAGCAACTTGTGATAGATCTTCTACATTACGTTGCAAGGTATATTCTGCATTGGCGCCACCATCGATATAATGAAATAAAAACGGTGGTAAACGACGCCGCGCGGCTTCGCGATAATCATTTGCAGAAGAAATAATCATAATGATGTCCTATTTAAACGACTGGCACGTTGTCGACGCGCATCTTCCTCATCGATACAACGTACTTGTTGAACCACAAATTCAATATGGCCACAAACGGCTTGACGTGCGGCTTCGGGATCTCGTCTTTCAATAGCATCCAAAACTTGGCTATGTTGTTCTTGCAAACGATCAAAGCGATAGGTTTCTGAATACAACTTACGACGCCCCAAGAGCACATTAAATTGCAATAAATCAAATACCCCACGCATCATTTGGATCAGCACAATATTGTGTGATGCCTCAGCGATCGCCAAATGAAAATTGGCATCAGCTTGAGCGGATTGATCATCATCCCCCAAGGACTGAAAATGCTGCATTTGACTGTAGTAATATTTAATTTTTGCGATATCTGCTGTACTGGCACGCTGTGCTGCATGCCAAGCGGTTGCACCTTCGAGTGCAATACGTGCTTCTTGTACATCAAAACGATAATTGGGATCGGTGTCGATGAGCTGACTCAAGGGTTGTAACACTTGATCATTCGACCAATGTGAAGGAAGCTGCTGTACATAATGACCCGCTCCCACTTTGCTACGGATAATCCCTTGACTGGTTAATTGCTGTATTGCTTCACGTAAAGAAGCGCGAGAAACACCGAGCTGTTCACACAATTTGCGTTCGGCAGGGAGTGCCTGCCCTACTTTGATGTGTTGCTGTTGAATCAACTGCAACACTTGTTGTGCAACCTGATCGGAAACCCGCATACTACTTTCCTCAAAACAATCTCGCCAGCATGTCATATCATGGAATCATCCACGGCAATACATAGGCCTGTATGCTCACAATGATACCGATCATTATGGTAAAAGTAATACTATGTTTAACGGTAAAGCGGAAAAGATCTGACTCCTTTCCCACCAAGCCAACTGCGGCACAAGCAATGGCAATAGATTGTGGTGAAATCATCTTGCCAGTCACGCCACCACTGGTATTGGCTGCAACCAAAAGCACTTCCGGTACACCAATTTGTTGAGCCGTGGTGGCTTGTAAGGCAGAAAACAACGCATTGGCAGAGGTATCTGATCCAGTCAAAAATACTCCCAACCAGCCTAAGAATGGTGAGAAAAAAGTAAAAGCATCACCCGTATGTGCCAGTGCCAAAGCCAAAGTTGCCGACATGCCTGAATAATTGGCAATAAAAGCAAAAGACAGCACCATCCCAATCGAATAAATCGGTGTTTTGAGCTCTTTTAGTGTTTCAGAAAAGGCCGAAACCGCATCGGCTGGCTTCATTTTTAAATAAATAATGCTGATCAGTGCGGCAATAAAAATGGCTGTTCCTGTTGCCGAGAACCAATCAAATTTAAAGACGGCATCATAGTCAGTGACTTGACTCACCACTGGCGGCATTTTCTGGACCATTTGATGTAAAAATGGCACCTCAAAGCTCAGCACCCAATGCTGTAACACCCCACCTTTGGCAAATAAGACTTTAAATGGCGCAATACTCCACAACGTGACCATCAAAGTTAACACCGCAAAAGGCGACCAAGCTTTAGCGATTTGCCAAGGGCTATAATGCTGCTGTTGTGCCAGTAATTCGCTGCTGTCTTGTGCATTATCAAAACGGAAAATATGTTGCGGCTGCCAGTATTTCAGTAAAATGGTCAGACTAATCAAAGATGCAATCGCCGCAGTAATATCGGGTAATTCAGGACCGACAAAGTTTGAGGTTAAATACTGTGCCAGTGCAAAAGAAGCACTGCCCACCAAAATGGCTGGCCAGGTTTCTTTGACACCACGCCAGCCATCCATAATCGCCATAATCCAGATTAAAACAATCGGCACCATAAACGGCAACTGACGCCCGACCATCTGACTAATTTCCATGGTGTCGACCGAGGAAACCTGCCCTGCCACAATAATCGGAATCCCCATTGCACCAAAAGCAACCGGTGCAGTATTGACGATCAAACAAAGACCTGCTGCATATAAGGGTTTAAAGCCAAGACCAACCAGTAGTGCTGCGGTAATTGCCACTGGGGCACCAAAACCTGCAGCTCCCTCCAAGAAAGTACCAAAAGCAAAACCCACCAATAGCATTTGTAAACGTTGGTCGGCGGTAATGGATAATATCGAAGAACGGATAATATCGAATTGTCCCGTTTTTACTGAGATTTTATAAAGAAAAACTGCGCCAATAATAATCCAAGCAATTGGCCATAAACCGTATAAGAAACCATAAACCAATGCCGCACATGACATCAGTACGGGCATGTCATACGCAAATAATGCGACACACAAAGCCAAAACAACGGTAATCGTTCCAGCCACGCTGCCCTTCATTCGAAAGACCGCTAATGCCAAGAAGAAAAATAAAATTGGAATAAGTGCGATCAAACTAGAGATCCAAATATTACCCAAGGGATTATAGAGTTGTTGCCAAACTTCAAGCATTGTCATCTCCTTGAAATGCTTATACGCGCAAAATTTTAATTGGCTCACACAATATTATTTTAAACATTGGTCAGACCAATTTATCTAATATTTAAAAATTTACCATTTATTCTATAAATCGTATGTTAAATTCAGTTTAAATAAAGCGCAACAACAAATTGAATATTATATTGGTCTGACCAATGCAGTTTATACTCAAAAAATATATTCAAAAAAATATGCTCAAAAACATCGGCTCAAAGAAGTTCTTTTTATCCGCAGTCGCAGTATAGTCAAAAATTTTTGCCATAAAAAAACTGCCCCACCTACAAGGTGGGGCAGTTTTGAATGTGTATTAGCGGATCATAGATAATATGTTCTCGCTAATCACACTTCGAATTTGGGTTATAAATTTTGTATTCTTCGCTAAAGCTTAGATTACAGCGATATTGCTCGCTTGTGGACCTTTTTTGCCATCAACGATCGCAAATTGAACACGTTGACCTTCAAGCAAAGTTTTGAAGCCGTTGCTTGAAATTTCGCTATAGTGTGCAAATACGTCTTGACCAGAATCCGCTTGGATAAAGCCAAAACCTTTAGTTTCATTAAACCATTTTACAGTGCCAGTTACAGTATTAGACATACAATAATCCTATTTCTTTAATAATATGTGATCTCAAGATCGAATTTAACTTTTAGAAAATAAACCTGAAACCAAATATCTTAAACAACCGAAGGATTATGACTAAAACTGCGAAAGGAGAAATTTACTGAGACAAGTATATTTTTTCTAGTTATCGAAGATAATACACGCTTCCGCAAGATTTGCAAACAGTATTTTCTAATTAATCGAGGCGATAAAGTTCGTTGTAAGCCGCATAAAAACTCTTACCATCGAGATTAAAATCAATTTCTAAGCCGGACTCTAATTGGATCATTTTTCCAACTTCAACCCAAGTACCACCTTGCATAGAATTTTGCTTCCGCTTTAGCGGAACGACTTTTACATTAATTTGTTTGCCATTATTGGCTGTGGCAAGATGCCACTCACTTAAAATTTTCACAGTTTTTAACTCATATATAAGTACTCGCGTGATTTTATAACTCAATAAAAATAACTAGATCGGAAGTTCAAGAACTCTTGTTCTGAGATTTACTTGTTCTAAAATTTACTCATTATTAACCTCATCTATCGTGTGGAATAAATGATTTTATTCAAATGAGATAAGGTATCAGTTTTCAGAATCACAACGCAAAAATATCAAATACGAAGCATAAAATAGACTTTCCCAAGCTACAATCTTCGTTTGATGCTGTGTGCTTTATACGCCCATCCCCCCCTCAGGTCAAACGATATTGCATAAATATATTATTAAATTGTAAGGCTAGCTTTTTAAACGCAGGTATATCCGTACGATGAATCTCTTAAAAATACTCATTTATATCACGCTATTTTTTTCATTTGCACTTAAAGCGAGTTATGCCAAAGAGGCGATCTCTGCAACACAGCTCTTAGAGAGCATCGATCTCAGCGAAAAAATTAAATCGACCGAAGGCAGCGAGCTAAAACTCTATCGTCAACACCATGCTTGTCTGGCAATCCTCAAAGTATATGGTGAAATAGGACAGAATGAATCGATTTATCAATTCAAAAACAAGCAATTGCTCAATGGTGTACATATCGACTATTTATATCAACTTGACCCTGTAGACGTAGAACAACATGCAGAATGGAGCAGCATTGAGTTGATGCAAAAAGCTAAAAAAGTCATGGTAGATCGAAGCGTTGCAGATCAGGCCGCTCTAGATGATATTCTGCATTATGTTGATGATCAGTTACTCGAAAAAAATTGCCAATAAAAAATTGCCAATAAAAAGTTACCCATAATATGCTCTGCATTCGGTCCTTTATTGATGCGGATAAGATTTAAGTTATCCACAGTTCTGCCGAATAATTCGCCAATCTTATTCTCAGGCTTTATGCCCAGACCTTATTTTCACCGCTCTTGCACGCATACACCATCGCCAAACACACTGTATCGTTGAACAAACTATCCCCCCGTGCTCAATGCTCGATTAAAGCAGTACTGACCTATTCGATTGGCATCAAAGGCATTAAAAAAGGTTGGTAAGCCATGCTACACCAACCTTAATGTTGTGATATTACAGTCATCAACTGTCTATAAACATTCTATAGCCTATAGCGTTGGTACAGCCCCCGCTATGTCATGGTATGAATGGTCTCTTTAAAGCGCTTCAAGGCAAAGTAGAAAAATACTGCCCCAATGGCAAATAAGCATAAGAACGGCATCCACACCACATCAAAACCAGCATTACGATATAAAATCGCTTGTGCCAAATTGACAAAGTGAGTGGTTGGCGCAAATTGCATAATATTTTGCACCACTTCTGGCATACTCTCGCGCGGCGTTAAACCACCAGATAACATTTGTAATGGAATCAAAACCAACATCATCAACAGACCAAACTGCGGCATCGACTTGGCAACAGTCGCCATATAAATGCCCAGCGAAGTCGTGGCAAATAAAGACAACGATGCCCCCAAGAAGAATAACCACAAATTGCCTTCAATCGGAATATGCATAAAGCCTTTGACCACCAAATGCACAGCAACAAATGAAGCAACTAAAACCACCAAACCCATCGACCAGACTTTTGCCATCATGATCTCGAACACAGTAACTGGCATAACCAGCAAATGCTCGACTGTCCCATGCTCACGCTCACGAATCAGCGCAGCACCGGTCAGGATAATCGATAACATGGTCACGTTATTAATGACCTGCATAATGCCACCAAACCATTGTCGGTCGAGGGTTGGGTTAAAACGCGCCCTTAACTCAAGATCGACAGGTAAGCTTGTCACCGAACGATGCCCTTGCAGATAGGAGTTGACCTCCGTCAGAATAATCTGCTGAATATAACTACTCCCGGTCAAGGCTTGTGTTACCCGCGTCGCATCAACGTTGACCTGTACTGTCGCACCGCGATTAGCCAAGATATCTTCTTGAAAGCGTGAAGGAATGGTCATACTAAAACTGTATAAACCCGCATCCATGCCAGCATCCATCTGATCGAGCTGCGTTTCAAAGGGTGTAAACAATGGCGGATAAAACGCCGAGCTGACCCGTTCAGACAAGGCGGAGTGGTCTTCATCTACAATCCCGATGGGTGCATTATTAAGACTCTCTGGCATCGAGGATGCACCGGTGTAGATCGACATGGTAAAGGTATAGGTGATCAATAGCAGCATGATCGGATCACGCCACAAACTCCATAACTCTTTACAGCCGAGTCTAAAGATATTCTGTAATTTATGTATGAACATCCTAGCGCTCCTGTTTTTTCAGTAGGGCGATTGCCAACAACATCACCACAGGGACCGTCACCACCAACATCCAAATCGAATGACGTAAGTCTTCAAAACTTAAGGCTTTATTAAATACACCACGACTGATATTAACCATGTGCGTGGCAGGATAGATACTGCCAAACCAGCGACCAAAACCTTCTAGCGAAGAAACCGGATCAATCAAACCAGAGTATTGTAAAACTGGAATCAAGGTGCCAATCATCACAAAGAACATCGCTGCAATCTGACTTTTGGTCACAGAAGATGCCAACAAGCCAAAGCCAGTCGAGATAATCACAAAGAGAAAGACCGCAGTGGTCAAGGTCAGGAAGCTGCCTTTAATCGGCACATCAAATAATGTCACCACCACCAGACACATCAAGAAATAGTTCAACATCGCCAAAATAATATAGGGCAGTTGTTTGCCCAGTAAAAATTCACTGCGCTTGATCGGGGTAACATATAAATTGACAATTGAACCGAGTTCTTTTTCTCGTACCACGGACAATGCCGTCAGCATGGCGGGAATTAACAACAGCAGCAACGGTACAATGGCTGGTACCATCGCCGGTAGACTGCGGATATCCGGGTTATAACGGAAACGGGTTTCGACCGTAACCGGCAGCGCATAAGACCCAGCCGTACGGCTGCGATATTGTTGCATTAGCCATTGCAAATGAATCCCTTGCACATAACCTCGAATGGTTTCTGCACGGGTTGGCATGGCACCATCAATCCAAGCACCGATTTTAACCTCTTCTCCTCGTGCCGCATTTTTGGCAAAGCCGGGCGGAATCTCGATCGCCAAAGCAATTTCACCTTTACGCATACGCTGATCAAGTTCTTCATAGCTGTGTATGGGTGGTTTCTCAATAAAATAACGCGACCCAGCCAGATTGAGACGATAGTCCTCACTCAATCCAGTTTGGTCTCGGTCGAGTACCGCATAACTCAGATCCTCAACATCTAAGGTAATCCCAAAACCAATCACAAAGAGCAGAATAATAGACCCCAATAGTGCCAAAGTTGCCCGCACGGGATCACGCGCAAGCTCCAAAGACTCACGCCATGCATAGCTCAATAAACGCTGCACACTAAAGCCATTATTGATCTGCATCGGTTGCTCAGCAGCGGCAACACTTTGGCTTATCTCGGCATCAGCAGCAGTATCACTCGGCGTACCCGCCCCCGCATCGATAAGATAGCCAATAAAGGCTTCTTCTAGGGTCTTGGCACCACGGCGAGCAATCAAATTTTTGGGTGCATCACTATCCAGTACCCGTCCAGCATGCATCATCGACATACGGTCGCAACGCAAGGCTTCGTTCATGAAGTGGGTTGAGATAAAAATCGTCACGCCATCTTCACGGGAAAGTTTGACCAAATAGCGCCAGAAATTATCTCGCGCAATCGGGTCTACCCCAGAAGTCGGCTCATCCAAAATCAGAATTTCTGGCTCATGTACCAATGCGACCGCCAAAGAAAGACGCTGCCGCATACCCAGCGGAATCGACTCCGGTAAACTGTGTTTGACCTCAAGCAAATCAAACTGTTGCAACATGCTGTCCACACGTGCATCAATTTGATCTTCAGCCACATGGAACAAACGCGCATGCAGCACCAAGTTCTGCAAAATAGTGAGTTCATTATATAAAGAGAAGGCTTGTGACATATAACCGACACGACGCCGAATCTCAATACTGTTGCCTTCAACCGCCTCACCAAATAACCACGCCTGCCCTTCTGACGCCGGCAGTAAACCCGTCAACACCTTCATGGTGGTAGATTTACCGCAACCATTGGACCCTAAGAAACCAAAGATTTCACCACGACGAATTTTAAAATTGACGTGATCCACTGCGGTAAAGTCACCAAAACGTACCGTCAAATCCTGTGCTTCAATGGCATATTGCTCTTGCTCATTGACCTGCAGAGGGGGAATATGAACAGGAACATAGCCTTGTTTCTTTTCTTCAGGCAACAGTGCAATAAAAGCATCTTCTAAATTGTCACATCCCGTCAGTTGCAATAAAGC
This window contains:
- the rbbA gene encoding ribosome-associated ATPase/putative transporter RbbA, with protein sequence MMNQQSESLDGAIVAKIENISLRYGKTQALDQIHLDLPAGCMIGLIGPDGVGKSSLLSLLAGARALQQGRLMVLGGDMANGQHRKQVCPRIAFMPQGLGKNLYKTLSVEENLQFFARLFGHDAEQRRQRIDELTKSTGLYAFLDRPAGKLSGGMKQKLSLCCALIHDPDFLILDEPTTGVDPLARAQFWELIGRIRKVRPQMSVIVATAYMDEAQGFDWLAMMDDGKILKTGTPQALLQLTGCDNLEDAFIALLPEEKKQGYVPVHIPPLQVNEQEQYAIEAQDLTVRFGDFTAVDHVNFKIRRGEIFGFLGSNGCGKSTTMKVLTGLLPASEGQAWLFGEAVEGNSIEIRRRVGYMSQAFSLYNELTILQNLVLHARLFHVAEDQIDARVDSMLQQFDLLEVKHSLPESIPLGMRQRLSLAVALVHEPEILILDEPTSGVDPIARDNFWRYLVKLSREDGVTIFISTHFMNEALRCDRMSMMHAGRVLDSDAPKNLIARRGAKTLEEAFIGYLIDAGAGTPSDTAADAEISQSVAAAEQPMQINNGFSVQRLLSYAWRESLELARDPVRATLALLGSIILLFVIGFGITLDVEDLSYAVLDRDQTGLSEDYRLNLAGSRYFIEKPPIHSYEELDQRMRKGEIALAIEIPPGFAKNAARGEEVKIGAWIDGAMPTRAETIRGYVQGIHLQWLMQQYRSRTAGSYALPVTVETRFRYNPDIRSLPAMVPAIVPLLLLLIPAMLTALSVVREKELGSIVNLYVTPIKRSEFLLGKQLPYIILAMLNYFLMCLVVVTLFDVPIKGSFLTLTTAVFLFVIISTGFGLLASSVTKSQIAAMFFVMIGTLIPVLQYSGLIDPVSSLEGFGRWFGSIYPATHMVNISRGVFNKALSFEDLRHSIWMLVVTVPVVMLLAIALLKKQER